One window of Syngnathus acus chromosome 16, fSynAcu1.2, whole genome shotgun sequence genomic DNA carries:
- the map7d1a gene encoding MAP7 domain-containing protein 1a isoform X1: MRINSTEQEDEARSRRGEQSPHPPRQNGVAGQETEPPPTKADVIRRTPGSPASPAPRPKRDTMKSEERQQLAKERREEKAKYLEELSKLQAAKKSQWLEKEERAQQLREQQLEERRRRLEEQRVLAEKRRAALEERQKQKLEKNKERYEAAIHRSAKKTWAEIRQQRWSWAGNQNANQKESRCSLSTVNLPKHVDSALNKRLSKSSATLWNSPSRTRNVALSPWESSIVDRLMTPTLSFLARSRSAASVLPNGKDGQSPLCPRSSSASPLTLCAHQRCSERWRVTSSTPDITQRQHRRSSTPMDRTKKEKKDKERENEKEKNALTKEKFLKKRQSLPSMRHRADPSPSPLSRPRPSSPAMPKGRTASPSPAASPRPPSTRSSPSTPKGRPRRARTPAKVDHRTSSPVQLERVREHRRPSTPENHSRREWRHAAGEQDVPVTCPQLLFAVWPRGSINSWSSFAFSLLGSPVIPAVRNSMASSKSASPSPEPYIKDVPSAAPSPKPMAGTNNPEEAARILAEKRRQAREQREREEEDRREQEEKERVLREERLAREEEDRRRREEEARAMAEEQQRRDEEQRTREEEEARERAVAEQEENVRLQKQKEEAEAKAREEAEKQRLEREKHFQKEEQERLERKKRLEEIMKRTRKSDASDKKETKCALPEPHPESANEVKECELNMDNNNKTEHGHSRQNPPGQTQLNGLQSSRRERNGLSAKVDAAAAHLVEDIIINAANGARGRSEADGHDILAYDGDAAAAFVKKAAPLKAQHVAEVL; the protein is encoded by the exons ACACCATGAAGTCAGAGGAGAGGCAGCAACTGGCTAAGGAGAGGCGAGAGGAAAAAGCCAAATATCTCG AAGAGCTGAGCAAGTTACAAG CTGCCAAGAAGAGCCAGTGgctggagaaggaggagaggGCACAGCAGCTGAGGGAGCAGCAGCTGGAGGAACGACGCAGGAGGCTGGAGGAGCAACGCGTCCTGGCGGAGAAACGCCGGGCCGCCCTTGAGGAGCGACAAAAGCAGAAGCTGGAGAAGAACAAG GAACGCTACGAGGCAGCCATCCACCGTTCCGCCAAGAAGACGTGGGCCGAAATCCGCCAACAGAGGTGGTCCTGGGCTGGCAACCAGAACGCCAACCAGAAAGAGA GCAGATGCTCTCTCTCCACCGTCAACCTGCCCAAACACGTGGACTCGGCCCTAAACAAGCGTCTCTCCAAGTCCTCTGCCACGCTGTGGAACTCCCCCAGCAGAA CCCGTAACGTTGCCCTGAGCCCGTGGGAGAGCAGCATCGTGGACCGCCTGATGACGCCCACCTTGTCTTTCCTGGCTCGGAGCCGCAGCGCCGCCAGCGTGCTCCCGAACGGAAAAGACGGAC AGTCCCCGCTGTGCCCCCGCTCGTCGTCCGCCAGCCCCTTGACGCTGTGCGCCCACCAGCGCTGCTCCGAGCGCTGGAGGGTGACGTCCAGCACGCCCGACATCACCCAACGCCAGCACAGACGGAGCTCCACACCT ATGGACAGAACcaaaaaggagaagaaagatAAGGAGCGGGAGAacgagaaagagaaaaatgccCTGACAAAGGAGAAGTTCCTCAAGAAGAGGcaatcgcttcccagcatgaGACACAGAGCAGACCCGAG TCCGAGTCCGCTGTCGAGACCGCGGCCGTCATCGCCCGCCATGCCCAAAGGCAGGACCGCCTCGCCAAGTCCCGCCGCCTCCCCGAGGCCCCCCTCCACACGCAGCAGCCCGTCGACCCCCAAGGGACGGCCCAGGAGGGCGAGGACCCCCGCCAAGGTGGACCATCGCACCTCTTCCCCCGTCCAGCTGGAGCGAGTGAGGGAACATCGCAGGCCAAGCACCCCGGAGAACCACAGTCGGCGTGAGTGGCGGCATGCAGCAGGAGAACAAGATGTCCCTGTCACATGTCCTCAATTGTTGTTTGCGGTGTGGCCGCGCGGGTCCATCAACTCTTGGTCATcctttgctttttctctcctAGGTTCTCCTGTGATTCCTGCCGTCAGAAACTCAATGGCTTCCAGCAAATCTGCCTCGCCGTCACCCGAGCCATATATCAAGGACGTTCCCTCGGCGGCGCCGTCCCCCAAGCCCATGGCGGGCACCAACAACCCAGAGGAGGCGGCCCGCATCCTGGCAGAGAAACGGCGGCAGGCTCGCGAGCAACgcgagagggaggaggaggatcgCCGAGAGCAGGAGGAGAAGGAAAG GGTTCTGAGAGAGGAGCGCCTGgccagggaggaggaggacaggcGTCGGCGAGAGGAGGAGGCGCGAGCCATGGCCGAGGAGCAGCAGAGGAGGGATGAGGAGCAGCGGacgagggaggaggaggaggccagGGAGCGAGCCGTGGCCGAGCAGGAGGAGAACGTTCGGCTACAAAAGCAG AAAGAGGAAGCCGAGGCAAAAGCTCGCGAGGAGGCGGAGAAGCAGCGTCTGGAGAGGGAGAAGCACTTCCagaaggaggagcaggagaggCTGGAGAGGAAAAAG CGTCTGGAGGAGATTATGAAGAGGACGCGTAAATCGGATGCAAGCGACAAG AAGGAGACTAAATGCGCATTGCCAGAGCCGCATCCAGAGAGTGCAaatgaggtcaaag AATGCGAGCTCAACatggacaacaacaacaagacgGAACATGGACACAGCAGACAAAA CCCCCCGGGCCAAACTCAGCTCAACGGGCTCCAGTCCAGCAGACGCGAGCGCAACGGCTTATCGGCCAAAGTGGACGCAGCGGCGGCACACTTGGTGGAGGATATCATCATCAACGCCGCCAACGGCGCGCGGGGGCGCTCCGAGGCTGACGGCCACGACATCCTGGCCTACGACGGcgatgccgccgccgcctttgTGAAGAAAGCGGCGCCGCTGAAAGCGCAGCACGTGGCAG aAGTGCTGTGA
- the map7d1a gene encoding MAP7 domain-containing protein 1a isoform X4 gives MRINSTEQEDEARSRRGEQSPHPPRQNGVAGQETEPPPTKADVIRRTPGSPASPAPRPKRDTMKSEERQQLAKERREEKAKYLEELSKLQAAKKSQWLEKEERAQQLREQQLEERRRRLEEQRVLAEKRRAALEERQKQKLEKNKERYEAAIHRSAKKTWAEIRQQRWSWAGNQNANQKETRNVALSPWESSIVDRLMTPTLSFLARSRSAASVLPNGKDGQSPLCPRSSSASPLTLCAHQRCSERWRVTSSTPDITQRQHRRSSTPMDRTKKEKKDKERENEKEKNALTKEKFLKKRQSLPSMRHRADPSPSPLSRPRPSSPAMPKGRTASPSPAASPRPPSTRSSPSTPKGRPRRARTPAKVDHRTSSPVQLERVREHRRPSTPENHSRRSPVIPAVRNSMASSKSASPSPEPYIKDVPSAAPSPKPMAGTNNPEEAARILAEKRRQAREQREREEEDRREQEEKERVLREERLAREEEDRRRREEEARAMAEEQQRRDEEQRTREEEEARERAVAEQEENVRLQKQKEEAEAKAREEAEKQRLEREKHFQKEEQERLERKKRLEEIMKRTRKSDASDKKETKCALPEPHPESANEVKECELNMDNNNKTEHGHSRQNPPGQTQLNGLQSSRRERNGLSAKVDAAAAHLVEDIIINAANGARGRSEADGHDILAYDGDAAAAFVKKAAPLKAQHVAEVL, from the exons ACACCATGAAGTCAGAGGAGAGGCAGCAACTGGCTAAGGAGAGGCGAGAGGAAAAAGCCAAATATCTCG AAGAGCTGAGCAAGTTACAAG CTGCCAAGAAGAGCCAGTGgctggagaaggaggagaggGCACAGCAGCTGAGGGAGCAGCAGCTGGAGGAACGACGCAGGAGGCTGGAGGAGCAACGCGTCCTGGCGGAGAAACGCCGGGCCGCCCTTGAGGAGCGACAAAAGCAGAAGCTGGAGAAGAACAAG GAACGCTACGAGGCAGCCATCCACCGTTCCGCCAAGAAGACGTGGGCCGAAATCCGCCAACAGAGGTGGTCCTGGGCTGGCAACCAGAACGCCAACCAGAAAGAGA CCCGTAACGTTGCCCTGAGCCCGTGGGAGAGCAGCATCGTGGACCGCCTGATGACGCCCACCTTGTCTTTCCTGGCTCGGAGCCGCAGCGCCGCCAGCGTGCTCCCGAACGGAAAAGACGGAC AGTCCCCGCTGTGCCCCCGCTCGTCGTCCGCCAGCCCCTTGACGCTGTGCGCCCACCAGCGCTGCTCCGAGCGCTGGAGGGTGACGTCCAGCACGCCCGACATCACCCAACGCCAGCACAGACGGAGCTCCACACCT ATGGACAGAACcaaaaaggagaagaaagatAAGGAGCGGGAGAacgagaaagagaaaaatgccCTGACAAAGGAGAAGTTCCTCAAGAAGAGGcaatcgcttcccagcatgaGACACAGAGCAGACCCGAG TCCGAGTCCGCTGTCGAGACCGCGGCCGTCATCGCCCGCCATGCCCAAAGGCAGGACCGCCTCGCCAAGTCCCGCCGCCTCCCCGAGGCCCCCCTCCACACGCAGCAGCCCGTCGACCCCCAAGGGACGGCCCAGGAGGGCGAGGACCCCCGCCAAGGTGGACCATCGCACCTCTTCCCCCGTCCAGCTGGAGCGAGTGAGGGAACATCGCAGGCCAAGCACCCCGGAGAACCACAGTCGGC GTTCTCCTGTGATTCCTGCCGTCAGAAACTCAATGGCTTCCAGCAAATCTGCCTCGCCGTCACCCGAGCCATATATCAAGGACGTTCCCTCGGCGGCGCCGTCCCCCAAGCCCATGGCGGGCACCAACAACCCAGAGGAGGCGGCCCGCATCCTGGCAGAGAAACGGCGGCAGGCTCGCGAGCAACgcgagagggaggaggaggatcgCCGAGAGCAGGAGGAGAAGGAAAG GGTTCTGAGAGAGGAGCGCCTGgccagggaggaggaggacaggcGTCGGCGAGAGGAGGAGGCGCGAGCCATGGCCGAGGAGCAGCAGAGGAGGGATGAGGAGCAGCGGacgagggaggaggaggaggccagGGAGCGAGCCGTGGCCGAGCAGGAGGAGAACGTTCGGCTACAAAAGCAG AAAGAGGAAGCCGAGGCAAAAGCTCGCGAGGAGGCGGAGAAGCAGCGTCTGGAGAGGGAGAAGCACTTCCagaaggaggagcaggagaggCTGGAGAGGAAAAAG CGTCTGGAGGAGATTATGAAGAGGACGCGTAAATCGGATGCAAGCGACAAG AAGGAGACTAAATGCGCATTGCCAGAGCCGCATCCAGAGAGTGCAaatgaggtcaaag AATGCGAGCTCAACatggacaacaacaacaagacgGAACATGGACACAGCAGACAAAA CCCCCCGGGCCAAACTCAGCTCAACGGGCTCCAGTCCAGCAGACGCGAGCGCAACGGCTTATCGGCCAAAGTGGACGCAGCGGCGGCACACTTGGTGGAGGATATCATCATCAACGCCGCCAACGGCGCGCGGGGGCGCTCCGAGGCTGACGGCCACGACATCCTGGCCTACGACGGcgatgccgccgccgcctttgTGAAGAAAGCGGCGCCGCTGAAAGCGCAGCACGTGGCAG aAGTGCTGTGA
- the map7d1a gene encoding MAP7 domain-containing protein 1a isoform X6, whose translation MEQNCGAAETNTMKSEERQQLAKERREEKAKYLEELSKLQAAKKSQWLEKEERAQQLREQQLEERRRRLEEQRVLAEKRRAALEERQKQKLEKNKERYEAAIHRSAKKTWAEIRQQRWSWAGNQNANQKESRCSLSTVNLPKHVDSALNKRLSKSSATLWNSPSRTRNVALSPWESSIVDRLMTPTLSFLARSRSAASVLPNGKDGQSPLCPRSSSASPLTLCAHQRCSERWRVTSSTPDITQRQHRRSSTPMDRTKKEKKDKERENEKEKNALTKEKFLKKRQSLPSMRHRADPSPSPLSRPRPSSPAMPKGRTASPSPAASPRPPSTRSSPSTPKGRPRRARTPAKVDHRTSSPVQLERVREHRRPSTPENHSRRSPVIPAVRNSMASSKSASPSPEPYIKDVPSAAPSPKPMAGTNNPEEAARILAEKRRQAREQREREEEDRREQEEKERVLREERLAREEEDRRRREEEARAMAEEQQRRDEEQRTREEEEARERAVAEQEENVRLQKQKEEAEAKAREEAEKQRLEREKHFQKEEQERLERKKRLEEIMKRTRKSDASDKKETKCALPEPHPESANEVKECELNMDNNNKTEHGHSRQNPPGQTQLNGLQSSRRERNGLSAKVDAAAAHLVEDIIINAANGARGRSEADGHDILAYDGDAAAAFVKKAAPLKAQHVAEVL comes from the exons ACACCATGAAGTCAGAGGAGAGGCAGCAACTGGCTAAGGAGAGGCGAGAGGAAAAAGCCAAATATCTCG AAGAGCTGAGCAAGTTACAAG CTGCCAAGAAGAGCCAGTGgctggagaaggaggagaggGCACAGCAGCTGAGGGAGCAGCAGCTGGAGGAACGACGCAGGAGGCTGGAGGAGCAACGCGTCCTGGCGGAGAAACGCCGGGCCGCCCTTGAGGAGCGACAAAAGCAGAAGCTGGAGAAGAACAAG GAACGCTACGAGGCAGCCATCCACCGTTCCGCCAAGAAGACGTGGGCCGAAATCCGCCAACAGAGGTGGTCCTGGGCTGGCAACCAGAACGCCAACCAGAAAGAGA GCAGATGCTCTCTCTCCACCGTCAACCTGCCCAAACACGTGGACTCGGCCCTAAACAAGCGTCTCTCCAAGTCCTCTGCCACGCTGTGGAACTCCCCCAGCAGAA CCCGTAACGTTGCCCTGAGCCCGTGGGAGAGCAGCATCGTGGACCGCCTGATGACGCCCACCTTGTCTTTCCTGGCTCGGAGCCGCAGCGCCGCCAGCGTGCTCCCGAACGGAAAAGACGGAC AGTCCCCGCTGTGCCCCCGCTCGTCGTCCGCCAGCCCCTTGACGCTGTGCGCCCACCAGCGCTGCTCCGAGCGCTGGAGGGTGACGTCCAGCACGCCCGACATCACCCAACGCCAGCACAGACGGAGCTCCACACCT ATGGACAGAACcaaaaaggagaagaaagatAAGGAGCGGGAGAacgagaaagagaaaaatgccCTGACAAAGGAGAAGTTCCTCAAGAAGAGGcaatcgcttcccagcatgaGACACAGAGCAGACCCGAG TCCGAGTCCGCTGTCGAGACCGCGGCCGTCATCGCCCGCCATGCCCAAAGGCAGGACCGCCTCGCCAAGTCCCGCCGCCTCCCCGAGGCCCCCCTCCACACGCAGCAGCCCGTCGACCCCCAAGGGACGGCCCAGGAGGGCGAGGACCCCCGCCAAGGTGGACCATCGCACCTCTTCCCCCGTCCAGCTGGAGCGAGTGAGGGAACATCGCAGGCCAAGCACCCCGGAGAACCACAGTCGGC GTTCTCCTGTGATTCCTGCCGTCAGAAACTCAATGGCTTCCAGCAAATCTGCCTCGCCGTCACCCGAGCCATATATCAAGGACGTTCCCTCGGCGGCGCCGTCCCCCAAGCCCATGGCGGGCACCAACAACCCAGAGGAGGCGGCCCGCATCCTGGCAGAGAAACGGCGGCAGGCTCGCGAGCAACgcgagagggaggaggaggatcgCCGAGAGCAGGAGGAGAAGGAAAG GGTTCTGAGAGAGGAGCGCCTGgccagggaggaggaggacaggcGTCGGCGAGAGGAGGAGGCGCGAGCCATGGCCGAGGAGCAGCAGAGGAGGGATGAGGAGCAGCGGacgagggaggaggaggaggccagGGAGCGAGCCGTGGCCGAGCAGGAGGAGAACGTTCGGCTACAAAAGCAG AAAGAGGAAGCCGAGGCAAAAGCTCGCGAGGAGGCGGAGAAGCAGCGTCTGGAGAGGGAGAAGCACTTCCagaaggaggagcaggagaggCTGGAGAGGAAAAAG CGTCTGGAGGAGATTATGAAGAGGACGCGTAAATCGGATGCAAGCGACAAG AAGGAGACTAAATGCGCATTGCCAGAGCCGCATCCAGAGAGTGCAaatgaggtcaaag AATGCGAGCTCAACatggacaacaacaacaagacgGAACATGGACACAGCAGACAAAA CCCCCCGGGCCAAACTCAGCTCAACGGGCTCCAGTCCAGCAGACGCGAGCGCAACGGCTTATCGGCCAAAGTGGACGCAGCGGCGGCACACTTGGTGGAGGATATCATCATCAACGCCGCCAACGGCGCGCGGGGGCGCTCCGAGGCTGACGGCCACGACATCCTGGCCTACGACGGcgatgccgccgccgcctttgTGAAGAAAGCGGCGCCGCTGAAAGCGCAGCACGTGGCAG aAGTGCTGTGA
- the map7d1a gene encoding MAP7 domain-containing protein 1a isoform X3 produces MRINSTEQEDEARSRRGEQSPHPPRQNGVAGQETEPPPTKADVIRRTPGSPASPAPRPKRDTMKSEERQQLAKERREEKAKYLAAKKSQWLEKEERAQQLREQQLEERRRRLEEQRVLAEKRRAALEERQKQKLEKNKERYEAAIHRSAKKTWAEIRQQRWSWAGNQNANQKESRCSLSTVNLPKHVDSALNKRLSKSSATLWNSPSRTRNVALSPWESSIVDRLMTPTLSFLARSRSAASVLPNGKDGQSPLCPRSSSASPLTLCAHQRCSERWRVTSSTPDITQRQHRRSSTPMDRTKKEKKDKERENEKEKNALTKEKFLKKRQSLPSMRHRADPSPSPLSRPRPSSPAMPKGRTASPSPAASPRPPSTRSSPSTPKGRPRRARTPAKVDHRTSSPVQLERVREHRRPSTPENHSRRSPVIPAVRNSMASSKSASPSPEPYIKDVPSAAPSPKPMAGTNNPEEAARILAEKRRQAREQREREEEDRREQEEKERVLREERLAREEEDRRRREEEARAMAEEQQRRDEEQRTREEEEARERAVAEQEENVRLQKQKEEAEAKAREEAEKQRLEREKHFQKEEQERLERKKRLEEIMKRTRKSDASDKKETKCALPEPHPESANEVKECELNMDNNNKTEHGHSRQNPPGQTQLNGLQSSRRERNGLSAKVDAAAAHLVEDIIINAANGARGRSEADGHDILAYDGDAAAAFVKKAAPLKAQHVAEVL; encoded by the exons ACACCATGAAGTCAGAGGAGAGGCAGCAACTGGCTAAGGAGAGGCGAGAGGAAAAAGCCAAATATCTCG CTGCCAAGAAGAGCCAGTGgctggagaaggaggagaggGCACAGCAGCTGAGGGAGCAGCAGCTGGAGGAACGACGCAGGAGGCTGGAGGAGCAACGCGTCCTGGCGGAGAAACGCCGGGCCGCCCTTGAGGAGCGACAAAAGCAGAAGCTGGAGAAGAACAAG GAACGCTACGAGGCAGCCATCCACCGTTCCGCCAAGAAGACGTGGGCCGAAATCCGCCAACAGAGGTGGTCCTGGGCTGGCAACCAGAACGCCAACCAGAAAGAGA GCAGATGCTCTCTCTCCACCGTCAACCTGCCCAAACACGTGGACTCGGCCCTAAACAAGCGTCTCTCCAAGTCCTCTGCCACGCTGTGGAACTCCCCCAGCAGAA CCCGTAACGTTGCCCTGAGCCCGTGGGAGAGCAGCATCGTGGACCGCCTGATGACGCCCACCTTGTCTTTCCTGGCTCGGAGCCGCAGCGCCGCCAGCGTGCTCCCGAACGGAAAAGACGGAC AGTCCCCGCTGTGCCCCCGCTCGTCGTCCGCCAGCCCCTTGACGCTGTGCGCCCACCAGCGCTGCTCCGAGCGCTGGAGGGTGACGTCCAGCACGCCCGACATCACCCAACGCCAGCACAGACGGAGCTCCACACCT ATGGACAGAACcaaaaaggagaagaaagatAAGGAGCGGGAGAacgagaaagagaaaaatgccCTGACAAAGGAGAAGTTCCTCAAGAAGAGGcaatcgcttcccagcatgaGACACAGAGCAGACCCGAG TCCGAGTCCGCTGTCGAGACCGCGGCCGTCATCGCCCGCCATGCCCAAAGGCAGGACCGCCTCGCCAAGTCCCGCCGCCTCCCCGAGGCCCCCCTCCACACGCAGCAGCCCGTCGACCCCCAAGGGACGGCCCAGGAGGGCGAGGACCCCCGCCAAGGTGGACCATCGCACCTCTTCCCCCGTCCAGCTGGAGCGAGTGAGGGAACATCGCAGGCCAAGCACCCCGGAGAACCACAGTCGGC GTTCTCCTGTGATTCCTGCCGTCAGAAACTCAATGGCTTCCAGCAAATCTGCCTCGCCGTCACCCGAGCCATATATCAAGGACGTTCCCTCGGCGGCGCCGTCCCCCAAGCCCATGGCGGGCACCAACAACCCAGAGGAGGCGGCCCGCATCCTGGCAGAGAAACGGCGGCAGGCTCGCGAGCAACgcgagagggaggaggaggatcgCCGAGAGCAGGAGGAGAAGGAAAG GGTTCTGAGAGAGGAGCGCCTGgccagggaggaggaggacaggcGTCGGCGAGAGGAGGAGGCGCGAGCCATGGCCGAGGAGCAGCAGAGGAGGGATGAGGAGCAGCGGacgagggaggaggaggaggccagGGAGCGAGCCGTGGCCGAGCAGGAGGAGAACGTTCGGCTACAAAAGCAG AAAGAGGAAGCCGAGGCAAAAGCTCGCGAGGAGGCGGAGAAGCAGCGTCTGGAGAGGGAGAAGCACTTCCagaaggaggagcaggagaggCTGGAGAGGAAAAAG CGTCTGGAGGAGATTATGAAGAGGACGCGTAAATCGGATGCAAGCGACAAG AAGGAGACTAAATGCGCATTGCCAGAGCCGCATCCAGAGAGTGCAaatgaggtcaaag AATGCGAGCTCAACatggacaacaacaacaagacgGAACATGGACACAGCAGACAAAA CCCCCCGGGCCAAACTCAGCTCAACGGGCTCCAGTCCAGCAGACGCGAGCGCAACGGCTTATCGGCCAAAGTGGACGCAGCGGCGGCACACTTGGTGGAGGATATCATCATCAACGCCGCCAACGGCGCGCGGGGGCGCTCCGAGGCTGACGGCCACGACATCCTGGCCTACGACGGcgatgccgccgccgcctttgTGAAGAAAGCGGCGCCGCTGAAAGCGCAGCACGTGGCAG aAGTGCTGTGA
- the map7d1a gene encoding MAP7 domain-containing protein 1a isoform X2 produces the protein MRINSTEQEDEARSRRGEQSPHPPRQNGVAGQETEPPPTKADVIRRTPGSPASPAPRPKRDTMKSEERQQLAKERREEKAKYLEELSKLQAAKKSQWLEKEERAQQLREQQLEERRRRLEEQRVLAEKRRAALEERQKQKLEKNKERYEAAIHRSAKKTWAEIRQQRWSWAGNQNANQKESRCSLSTVNLPKHVDSALNKRLSKSSATLWNSPSRTRNVALSPWESSIVDRLMTPTLSFLARSRSAASVLPNGKDGQSPLCPRSSSASPLTLCAHQRCSERWRVTSSTPDITQRQHRRSSTPMDRTKKEKKDKERENEKEKNALTKEKFLKKRQSLPSMRHRADPSPSPLSRPRPSSPAMPKGRTASPSPAASPRPPSTRSSPSTPKGRPRRARTPAKVDHRTSSPVQLERVREHRRPSTPENHSRRSPVIPAVRNSMASSKSASPSPEPYIKDVPSAAPSPKPMAGTNNPEEAARILAEKRRQAREQREREEEDRREQEEKERVLREERLAREEEDRRRREEEARAMAEEQQRRDEEQRTREEEEARERAVAEQEENVRLQKQKEEAEAKAREEAEKQRLEREKHFQKEEQERLERKKRLEEIMKRTRKSDASDKKETKCALPEPHPESANEVKECELNMDNNNKTEHGHSRQNPPGQTQLNGLQSSRRERNGLSAKVDAAAAHLVEDIIINAANGARGRSEADGHDILAYDGDAAAAFVKKAAPLKAQHVAEVL, from the exons ACACCATGAAGTCAGAGGAGAGGCAGCAACTGGCTAAGGAGAGGCGAGAGGAAAAAGCCAAATATCTCG AAGAGCTGAGCAAGTTACAAG CTGCCAAGAAGAGCCAGTGgctggagaaggaggagaggGCACAGCAGCTGAGGGAGCAGCAGCTGGAGGAACGACGCAGGAGGCTGGAGGAGCAACGCGTCCTGGCGGAGAAACGCCGGGCCGCCCTTGAGGAGCGACAAAAGCAGAAGCTGGAGAAGAACAAG GAACGCTACGAGGCAGCCATCCACCGTTCCGCCAAGAAGACGTGGGCCGAAATCCGCCAACAGAGGTGGTCCTGGGCTGGCAACCAGAACGCCAACCAGAAAGAGA GCAGATGCTCTCTCTCCACCGTCAACCTGCCCAAACACGTGGACTCGGCCCTAAACAAGCGTCTCTCCAAGTCCTCTGCCACGCTGTGGAACTCCCCCAGCAGAA CCCGTAACGTTGCCCTGAGCCCGTGGGAGAGCAGCATCGTGGACCGCCTGATGACGCCCACCTTGTCTTTCCTGGCTCGGAGCCGCAGCGCCGCCAGCGTGCTCCCGAACGGAAAAGACGGAC AGTCCCCGCTGTGCCCCCGCTCGTCGTCCGCCAGCCCCTTGACGCTGTGCGCCCACCAGCGCTGCTCCGAGCGCTGGAGGGTGACGTCCAGCACGCCCGACATCACCCAACGCCAGCACAGACGGAGCTCCACACCT ATGGACAGAACcaaaaaggagaagaaagatAAGGAGCGGGAGAacgagaaagagaaaaatgccCTGACAAAGGAGAAGTTCCTCAAGAAGAGGcaatcgcttcccagcatgaGACACAGAGCAGACCCGAG TCCGAGTCCGCTGTCGAGACCGCGGCCGTCATCGCCCGCCATGCCCAAAGGCAGGACCGCCTCGCCAAGTCCCGCCGCCTCCCCGAGGCCCCCCTCCACACGCAGCAGCCCGTCGACCCCCAAGGGACGGCCCAGGAGGGCGAGGACCCCCGCCAAGGTGGACCATCGCACCTCTTCCCCCGTCCAGCTGGAGCGAGTGAGGGAACATCGCAGGCCAAGCACCCCGGAGAACCACAGTCGGC GTTCTCCTGTGATTCCTGCCGTCAGAAACTCAATGGCTTCCAGCAAATCTGCCTCGCCGTCACCCGAGCCATATATCAAGGACGTTCCCTCGGCGGCGCCGTCCCCCAAGCCCATGGCGGGCACCAACAACCCAGAGGAGGCGGCCCGCATCCTGGCAGAGAAACGGCGGCAGGCTCGCGAGCAACgcgagagggaggaggaggatcgCCGAGAGCAGGAGGAGAAGGAAAG GGTTCTGAGAGAGGAGCGCCTGgccagggaggaggaggacaggcGTCGGCGAGAGGAGGAGGCGCGAGCCATGGCCGAGGAGCAGCAGAGGAGGGATGAGGAGCAGCGGacgagggaggaggaggaggccagGGAGCGAGCCGTGGCCGAGCAGGAGGAGAACGTTCGGCTACAAAAGCAG AAAGAGGAAGCCGAGGCAAAAGCTCGCGAGGAGGCGGAGAAGCAGCGTCTGGAGAGGGAGAAGCACTTCCagaaggaggagcaggagaggCTGGAGAGGAAAAAG CGTCTGGAGGAGATTATGAAGAGGACGCGTAAATCGGATGCAAGCGACAAG AAGGAGACTAAATGCGCATTGCCAGAGCCGCATCCAGAGAGTGCAaatgaggtcaaag AATGCGAGCTCAACatggacaacaacaacaagacgGAACATGGACACAGCAGACAAAA CCCCCCGGGCCAAACTCAGCTCAACGGGCTCCAGTCCAGCAGACGCGAGCGCAACGGCTTATCGGCCAAAGTGGACGCAGCGGCGGCACACTTGGTGGAGGATATCATCATCAACGCCGCCAACGGCGCGCGGGGGCGCTCCGAGGCTGACGGCCACGACATCCTGGCCTACGACGGcgatgccgccgccgcctttgTGAAGAAAGCGGCGCCGCTGAAAGCGCAGCACGTGGCAG aAGTGCTGTGA